A portion of the Salminus brasiliensis chromosome 9, fSalBra1.hap2, whole genome shotgun sequence genome contains these proteins:
- the LOC140561557 gene encoding polyadenylate-binding protein-interacting protein 2B-like isoform X1 — MPEPADMSGPDVAKTPGGGAPGKDGKDSVTNGHAEGEANPFAEYMWMENEEEYNRQVEEELLEQEFLERCFQEMLDEEDQDWFIPARDLPPGVGQLQQQLNGLSVNDSISEDIVRKSSLNPEAKEFVPGVKY, encoded by the exons aGCCAGCAGATATGAGTGGGCCTGATGTAGCGAAGACGCCGGGGGGCGGGGCTCCAGGAAAAGATGGAAAAGACTCAGTAACCAATGGCCACGCAGAAGGAGAAGCTAACCCTTTCGCAGAGTACATGTGGATGGAGAACGAAGAAGAGTACAACCGACAG GTGGAGGAGGAGTTATTGGAACAAGAGTTTCTGGAGCGCTGTTTCCAAGAAATGTTGGATGAGGAGGATCAGGATTGGTTCATTCCAGCGAGGGACCTCCCCCCAGGGGTGGGGCagcttcagcagcagctcaaTGGCCTATCTGTCAATGACAGTATTTCTGAGGACATTGTG CGCAAGAGCAGCTTAAACCCCGAGGCCAAGGAATTTGTCCCGGGAGTGAAATACTAG
- the LOC140561557 gene encoding polyadenylate-binding protein-interacting protein 2B-like isoform X2 has product MSGPDVAKTPGGGAPGKDGKDSVTNGHAEGEANPFAEYMWMENEEEYNRQVEEELLEQEFLERCFQEMLDEEDQDWFIPARDLPPGVGQLQQQLNGLSVNDSISEDIVRKSSLNPEAKEFVPGVKY; this is encoded by the exons ATGAGTGGGCCTGATGTAGCGAAGACGCCGGGGGGCGGGGCTCCAGGAAAAGATGGAAAAGACTCAGTAACCAATGGCCACGCAGAAGGAGAAGCTAACCCTTTCGCAGAGTACATGTGGATGGAGAACGAAGAAGAGTACAACCGACAG GTGGAGGAGGAGTTATTGGAACAAGAGTTTCTGGAGCGCTGTTTCCAAGAAATGTTGGATGAGGAGGATCAGGATTGGTTCATTCCAGCGAGGGACCTCCCCCCAGGGGTGGGGCagcttcagcagcagctcaaTGGCCTATCTGTCAATGACAGTATTTCTGAGGACATTGTG CGCAAGAGCAGCTTAAACCCCGAGGCCAAGGAATTTGTCCCGGGAGTGAAATACTAG